Proteins from one Candidatus Auribacterota bacterium genomic window:
- a CDS encoding competence protein CoiA family protein, giving the protein MLVARDRDGGRTIGYRARRGERYFCPACGADVLPRKGSIRVHHFAHVAESGCPYSRGETALHLEMKHFFHDYYSRSPCVKRVEVEWPVDGLVADVYLDEKSGARVAIECQVSGIDVRELMKRTVGFSRQGIHLLWILAGRPDLDAVISRLKNSRTASLPHRANEIEKRLQQLYYGRFYYFFNGTVHPLHMEAAERWVNGSCEGCPRQIGCTPEARAACEIYRPGFMALMNNTRQVTMGMLRGYRPLCIERRGGLRLARFMDKRWWSTSVKSGE; this is encoded by the coding sequence ATGCTCGTCGCAAGGGATAGGGACGGCGGGAGGACGATCGGCTATCGCGCGCGCAGGGGGGAACGCTATTTCTGCCCCGCCTGTGGAGCGGATGTCCTCCCGCGCAAGGGCTCGATCCGGGTCCACCACTTCGCGCACGTCGCGGAGTCAGGCTGTCCCTATTCGCGCGGCGAAACTGCACTCCACCTCGAGATGAAGCACTTTTTCCACGACTACTACTCGCGCTCTCCCTGCGTCAAGAGAGTCGAAGTCGAGTGGCCGGTAGACGGCCTTGTGGCGGACGTGTATCTCGATGAGAAGAGCGGCGCGCGTGTGGCGATTGAGTGCCAGGTGAGCGGCATTGATGTGCGGGAGTTGATGAAGCGGACGGTGGGCTTCAGCCGGCAGGGCATCCATCTGCTCTGGATTCTCGCCGGGCGCCCTGATCTTGACGCGGTGATCAGCCGACTGAAAAATTCGAGGACTGCCTCTCTCCCGCACCGCGCGAATGAGATTGAGAAGCGGCTCCAGCAGCTTTACTACGGCCGTTTTTACTACTTCTTCAATGGCACAGTCCACCCGCTCCACATGGAAGCGGCGGAGCGGTGGGTGAACGGGAGTTGCGAGGGATGCCCGCGTCAGATCGGCTGTACGCCCGAGGCGAGGGCAGCGTGCGAGATCTACAGGCCGGGCTTCATGGCCCTGATGAATAATACACGGCAGGTGACGATGGGGATGCTCCGCGGGTACAGGCCGCTGTGCATCGAGCGCAGGGGAGGCCTCAGGCTGGCCCGGTTCATGGATAAAAGGTGGTGGAGCACTTCAGTGAAGAGTGGGGAGTGA